Genomic window (Rhinatrema bivittatum chromosome 9, aRhiBiv1.1, whole genome shotgun sequence):
AGGGCAGAGATACgccgtattttataaactgtttgactcccacTGCAGAGTTTAGAAAATGCAGGGGTAACTTTAGGGTCACCTACCATGCAGGTATGTGTGGAGCTATGCACTCTTATCGATAATTACCCTCCCTATCCCCAAATTCAGTGCTATCCATACTGACGGCAATATCTTCAAAATACAGCGCTCATGCATATCTACTACTACCCTTTCGGAAAcactttgaaaaatattttggtttaatatttttattatttcaactTGATGAGTCAACTCTGTCGATATGTCTCAAAGCAAGATACAATCAGTGGGTATGCAGTCAGGGCCTTAATCACCAGCCTCCTGACTGCAGCCAGAAAAACCACAGGACAGCAGAGCTTAACAGAAAAGTAAAGAACGTTGGGGCAGAGCCAATGTGCATGCTGCCGCATGCCCCACAGCTTCTCTGCTGCACCCCTGCTCCCGCACAGACCTCCAGTAACCAAGGAAACCCATGGGTGGGGGCAAGGAACTGCAGGGCACGGTTGCCAACCTGGCTTATTTCCCACGAATTTGGGCTTTTTTTCctagcgatttttttttttcgcgggttgcttattattgggcgtttttttttctgtcagtcgCATTtttgggggcttggtgggtgggacctGGGCCAGCTGTccctgtgattggctgctgctgccgaccAGGCCTCTCCACCCTCAGAGGAGCAGTGGGAAGACAGGCACAGATGGCAAGCAGTAGCATATGGTGACCCAGGAAGATTTTATGCAGCATAGCAGGCAAccatcaaaaagaagaggtacctggagggggaggaatgagtgtgctgggagggggaatgagtttcagggggccagagatgtgcttggattGTATAGGAAgggggaatgtgtgtgagggggcagatgtgcttgggggggggggatgagtgtaTGGGGGgccagtggctgagactggagtggtggTGCACCAGTTaaccatacaactggcctgcatgggagggtggctagatagaagccattactgaataatgaattgtgaGTTTAAAAATTTACTTTTGGTTCATACTTTCTGGTACAATCTGTGTAATAtcatgtaatccacaaaaatctgatGGACATTTTATGGGGTTAAATACTATTGAAGCCACTGTATTTCCTCCATTACACTTACAAAAGTgttttttaagcattttctgtgtataaattccttctaataaaagtagttttaatctcatgtgttttgggcttttttggggggcttgtttttttggaaaatagcacttgttctttcatgaaaacctggcaatcCTGCTGCAGGACCATCACCACCATCATTCtccttttgaagatttaaaagtaTTGAATACCTTTCTGCGCACTTTTAAACCATAAGTGATGAACACATTGAGAAGtgaacatttctttttaaaagaaaagggCCCCTTTGTAGccttaacaattaaaaaaaaaagtaaatatcaAGGAATTAGATGATTATATACCGACAAATCAGGATTTTCGCTGTCATGTCTCCATAGGTTTTCTCCTCTTTATGTACTGTTCTGCTTCCGTTTTATTCTGCACAAAAGTGTCTCTGTTTTCTGTTATGCTGCCAGCTGGTGCTCAGCCGGCACGTTCAATACTTCTGCTGTATTCAATGGCCTTGAAAACAGAGAAACTGGGGAGGTGTTTCCTCCACGTGTCCAGTCGGCTCGGTCTGGGGGCTTCAGCATCCTCATTTTATCCACCTTTACTTTCTGTGACCCAGACTGTTTCTGTTGCTCTTTTCTCCAGTTGGAGGCTATTTACACGTTTTACCATTTAATAAGGTTTGGAAAAGAAGAATCAGGCCTCCGTCTATGAAGTATATCTGTACTGTACATAGGTACATACAGTGAAAGAGTATTCACTGCTTACAGTTACACGGTTTGCTACACACAGAAAGAGGCTCCCTCTCGTGAAGTATTCAGAAAAATCAATTCTGTGGATTTTGAAAGAGATGAGAGAAAACCAATCAAACATTCAGCATGAAAAAtatttgtctgcttttttttttttttggcactcaCCCAACTCAAGAAAACACtttagatgaaaaaaaaacatatttcttacTGCATTGGAACTAAAACCCAGAGGAGTGTTGCTAAGAAGGCACAAGCATCACAAATGACAAGTAAGCAGAATACAAAAGCAGAACAATGAGGCAGAGACAGCTGACAGTCATGTGATTTACTTCCCCGAGCACAGGGCTTGCACTGGCATGCAGTGAGCTcttacatacatttttatttcataAGCCTTTAGTTTAATGCAAGATTGATTAAACTAGTTTGAGTGTGTGATGGATAAAAAAGATTAAGATAGTACAGGTTCAGCAAATAGGGGGTATTTTTTTCCTTAGATATCCCTGCAAATGCATGgttaaatatcaaaataattcatttatattttttgacCCCCTCAACTGACTCAATTTCTGATTGGTAAAATACCATCTGTCAACTCTCCTGATAATCCCCAGCCATAATAACTCGTAATCTGTTCCCAATATTGTGATATGGCTGTTGTTTGCTAATTGATCATTGCCTTTTCTTTCTATTTAGTAATGTATTTCCTTGGGTTGTGAACTTGAATCTCTCCTGTATTTGAGGACTTGAAAGGGTATTGGGTATAATTGAGTTGTCCTATTACTAGTGgtgatttaactttttttttttttttttcgtatgcCAATATTGTTTTTTCTGTCAAGATTTTGTCTTGCTTGTATtgtaaatgcataaattaaaaaaatttaaaaaaagatagtaTGGGTTGTACAAAGCAATTATCATGTATGCGTAGGGTGACCATGTATCTCCAATGACAGGCTGATACAGTGTTGGTGTTACCTCATTGCATGCCCGGAGACGTAATGCTCATCATCCAACTGATTTATCTAAGGAAAACAGAACTGCATCCTCGGGCATGCAATGGGGTAACACCAAGACTGGCCCAGCTTGTCCCCTTTCACACAGTGTTATAAGGTTATACTATGCATAAGAAAAGCCTGAGGCATAATTACTCCAGTATATAATATACCTCAAACGATTATGAGAAGAATAACATAAAGCAGCAACTTAAGGCATAAAAAAACAAGAGTGCCAAGTAGAATTAAAAGAGCCTACTTTCTGGAAGGCATGCAAGTCCACACAAATATGTGAATCCAAAAAAGAAAATCTCCTTTCAGAATCCTCTTGCACCCCTCTTGACGTGTACTGAAAATCTGATGCCGACAAGAAACTAAGCCcaaacattcgggccgattcagtaaaagtcgcgggagagcaggcgagcgcccaggccactctcctgtgcgcgcgattcaggggggaagaagatacaaattagggcctgcggtaaaaagaggcgctagggacactagcgcgtccctagcgcctcctttttgacaggagcggcggctgtcagtgggcttgacagccgacgctcaattttttcCGGCATccgttctcaagcccgctgatagccacgggttcggaaaacggacgtcggctaaattgagcgtccgtcttctgacccgcggaccgatttaaaattttttttttttaatttttgattttttttttaattttggggcctccgacttaatatcactatgatattaagtcggagggtgtacagaaaagcagttttttctgcttttctgtacactttcccagtgctggcagaaattaacgccagcctttgggcaggcgttaatttctgaaagtaaaatgtgcggcttggctgcacattttactttctgtatcgcgcgggaatacctaatagggccatcaacatgcatttgcatgttgcgggcgctattagtttcggggggggggggggggggttggatgcacgttttcgacgcgctattacccttttactgtataagggataaagctagctcGTGGAATcgcgcgtccaaacccgggctaacagtgcgctccaccggagcacactgtactggtTCGGCCCGATCATTGGTGGGGTTAGAGGAAACCCGGACACAGATGCACATAGACATAGTGATCTCATACATCTTCTTCCCTTCAAAAGGATGAGCTACAAATTGATGTTAGGAGTGTGCTAAACTGTCCCACCATGGCTACAGCCTTTaaatctattagggatgtgcattgggaaaaaatatatttttgttttgtttttccattttggggagggaggaagtttaTTGGGGGGTTTCAGttcgtttaatgtttattttgattcatttcatttgctgaaccaaaataaacacctttttttaaaaatttgtatttttaaatttcaaaaaaaaacagaaacaggaATGTGGCCCATTCTAAACCTTGCCTGGCAAAAATCCAAACCCTCGCCATTCTTCAAAAAAGAGTCAACTGCTGGTAACAGAGTTTTCAGTGATATTTTGCCAGGAAGGATATTTAAGAAAGGGGCTGATAGCTTGCACACTGTGCCGCATCTAGGGATGACTTTTTTGAACAGGGGGGATCATGACAGAGTGATCAAGAagataaataacttttttgtaaTGAGTTTACCATCTCTAACATCCATGGGAGCAAGTTGTCTGGAAAAGACTTCAACAGCTCTATTGGACAAAGCATTGTGACTTTATTAACTAACtatggccaggattcatcaaacacaataggaagaggggcatgttttatggtaattacctacaaccactgggggggcagtgtgggggagagagagagactagctataaggccctcctagtagttaggtatttatacctctatatgaggctcacctagttacttgaggtgaggtttaggtagtagtgtaggggttaggggccactttgacattcagagtgagacatatgaacagaacagtacactcttgagAAGAATTGATATCCTTTGGAGTGaaaaaactcacacaaagataagatttgtacaatgttctctcaacctagcttgatgttacccaggttgagagtccatcaagctaggttgagataacattatacaaatctcatctttgtatgagtttcctcactccgaaggacatcaaatcttcacaagagtgtactgttctgttcgtacgtctcactctgaatgtcaaagtagcccctaacccctatactaatacctaaacctcacctcaagtaactaggtgaGCCTCATATAAATACCTTATAAGGACCTTATAGCTaatatctctctcactctccccgaCAGCTTAAAACACGGAacctctcccccttttccaaattatcatcgcaccatgtgttatgatGCTTTTCGCAAGTGAAAAGGCCATAACactgcttggaaaataaccccctatggTTTTTCCCGGTGAAACCAAAGTAATCTATCTATGAGCTGCCTCCTTAAGTATACTTGATAGTAATATTGACAGTAGCAATGGTACAGTTTGAATTTAAAATCCAGTCATTGACGGAACTGTATTTTAATCCTTGCTTTTCAGATTCATCCTGAACAAGGAAATTAACTTTTAGGCTGTGACAGGTCAGTATCTCACAGGTAAGGAAAGTGACCTCATCCAGAGAACTGTAGGTGCAGGGGATCGACGAGGTGTTCTTCAGATTGCTGGAATTCAGAAACCTGTGGGTGGCTTGTCCCCATCTCAAGGAGAACGAAATGTCTGCAGCGCTCTCGGGTGAAGAACATTCCAGCTTCTCTCTGTCCAGGAGCAGGACGGCTTTCCCCTTCAAGTCAGCTGGGCTTTCACACTGCATCTGGGAACTCTGAGACAAATCTGTGATTTCACGGAGCCAGTGCAAGAGATAGTCAAGACGACAGTCACAGTTCCAGGGGTTGTTGTGCAGAGTAACAGAAGCCAGGTTGTAATGGGCATCAAATATTCCCTCTGGGAGAGTTTGCAGGTGGTTATCAGAAAGATGGAGAACTTCCAAGCTGGTCAAATTTTCAAGCAACTCTCTATCTATGCAGGTGAGGCGGTTATTTTCCAGGTAGAGCTTGGTGAGGGCCAATAAGCCCATAAAGGTTCTTTTAGGCAATGCCGTGATCTGGTTATTAGACAGCACGATCGTTTTCACCTTGAATAACTTGCTGAAAATTCCCTCTGGTACAGTCTTGAGCTTGTTCCACTTTAGAGACAATTTAAATAAGTTGGGAGTGGCATGGAAAAGGCCATCGGGGACGGTTTCAAGCTGGTTGTTGTCCAGATTTAAGAAAACAAGGTTCAACAAGGAGGAAAACACTGTAGCAGGAAGGTCCACAATGGAGTTGTTCTGGAGACGCAGTTTCTGCAACTGGAATAGTTGTGAGAAAATGTTGGTTGGGAGCTCTTTAATAATATTTCCTTCTAAGGCGAGATCAGTGAGTTCAGTAAGGTTGAGAAACATGTTGGCTGGGAAACTAgctattttgttttcattaagGTGAAGGATTTTAAGCTTGCTGAGGTGGCTGAAGAGCCCTTCTGGAAGTGTGGTGATCTGGTTCAAGCCCAGGCTTAGCACATTTAGATGCTTCAGCTGATCAAAGATCCCGTCGCAAATACTATCAATTTTGTTCCCCTGCAACTTCAAAACTTTCAAGTTTTCCATGTCATCAAACAATGCTTTTGAAAGATTTTGGATGGCATTGTGTGCAACAATGAGCTTATTCAGGTCAACCAGATCATCAAAAACCCCAGCATTTAAAGTTGATAATAAGGGGTTGCCTGTAATTTCAAGCTCAGTAAGATTAGGCGAGCCAATAAATGCACCTGGTTCCAAAAATACTAAATTATTGTTGAGGAAAACTATCTTTTCCAGTCCCGTGTAATTTGTGAAGGACCCTGTTCTCAACACAGAAATGGAGGTTGCCACAAAGACTATTTCAGTGAAACGTTTCTTGATGTCTTGTGGGACTTCGTTCATGTCCTCTTCTGAGCAGAAGACCTTTTGGTTCGTGAAGCAGTTGCAAGAAAGCGGGCAGGCCTGGGCAAACAGGCCACGGGGGATGGCTAAGAAAAGGAGCAGAAGCACTGCGGGAAGCATCTTCCTGAAACTGCTGAAAATCCCTtggatttctgaaaaaaaaaaaaaaaaaagtttggtcaAAAAAGAGCAAAAGCCCTCGAGTTCTGGGGGCCCAAACCTCCACCTCCTGTTACATAGTGTACAAGCCCCAGTCGCTCGGAGGAACTGCTTTCAAAGTACCCGCATTGGGACAAAGTTCGCGAGTACCTTTTACCCACTGGCTTTGCACCAATAGTGAAAGGAAAGGGTGCGCACACTTCCCCTACGAAGCTTGTCACAGGAGacacttgcacctgcttcttctgtggattcattttttttcacagaaaataaCCCTGGTCaatctgaaaatgcaatctatgggggtaattttcaaaggagttacgtgcataaatgtaactgctattgtagcaattttcaaaagccatttactcacgtaaagtgcacttatgcgaataaatcctatggacgattcaatggcatatattgtagcaattttcaaaagcccacttactcgagtaaagtgcatttacatgtgtaaaacccatttttatgcatgtaaatgctttttaaaatcagaccctatggggcggattttcagagccctgctcgcgtaaatccgcccaaaaccgggcggatttacgcgagcagggccctgcgcgccggtaagcctattttacataggcctaccggcgcgcgcagagccccgggactcgcgtaagtcccggggttttcggaggtggcgtgtcggggggcgggcccgaaccgcgcggcgttttcagggcgtgtcgggagtgttccgggggcgggcccgggggcgtggctgtggcccgggggcatggccgcgccctccggacccgcccccaggtcgcgtcccggcgcgcaggaggcctgctgacgcgcggggatttacgcctccctccgggaggcgtaaatcccccgacaaaggtaaggggggggttttagacagggccgggcgggtgggttaggtagggggaagggaggggaaggtgaggggagggcaaaggaaagttccctccgaggccgctccgatttcggagcggccttggagggaacgggggtaggctgcgcggctcggcgcgcgccggctatacaaatccatagccttgcgcgcgccgatccaggttttagcagatacgtgcggctccgcgcgtatctactaaaatccagcgtacttttgtttgcgcctggagcgcaaacaaaagtaggctattcgcgctccttttaaaatccgcccctatgtgtattaTTTTgctcccccaacctaaacacaccTCTGGAAATTCAATGTAGACCACTGCACCTAGGGAAAACTAATCCAACACTATGAACGTAATGCTGGCTACCACATTAGGAACTGCTCcttaggaaaaggaccttggaatcattacattcaatgcactgaaatcctcagctcagtgcgcAGCACTTGTccaaaagcaaatacaatgccaGGAATTATTTGGCATGGGAtcaagaataaaactgagaaggCATGGTATACTGAGTCAGCTTTCAAAGTGCGCGACCTGTGCTTGCATAGGACTCCGAGCACTGTGGGGGGGAGGCATCGGTGCCCATCGTGATTGCAGCTGCTAGGCCGAAGATGAGCTTCTGTCCTCCTTCCAATAGGGCTCAAGGGGCGAAGAAGAGTCACTGCCAATTGCCACCCCTTCCCCTCTGGCCCACAGGTTAAAGGGCtgctcctgctccccccccccccaactcctccaacaaGACCGCAGTGCTGGGAGGGAGGGCCTGATGCTTCCAAACACTTCTTCCTGACACAGGCACCCATCCCTGTCCtgcacagcacactgagtcacgAGGGGGAAAGACTCCAGTGGCAGGATCTCCTGTTCGTGGGACCAAGCTGGGTTAGGAATGGAAGGTAAGAGCAAGGACTACAACAGCAAGGCTGCAGGCAGTGGCATGAGCGAAGCTGGTATTTTTCaccaagggggggggaggggtttgccaATTTCAGTTGCTGTACACGGTGCTGATTATCCTACAGCCACCCTGAGTGACCACATCTTGACTATGGTGTGAAATTCTGATCACTCCATCTAaacaaagatatagcagaactagaaaaaatacagaaaagggcaacaataATTAAAAAGAGTACGAAGcagttcccttatgaagaaaggcttgaCGGATTAGGGAAGTGCTTTTGTTAAAAATGACATAGGAAATGCCAaggacattttctattttgttttgcttcatttGGGAAATgaaacgaattaagaaatatcattAATTTTTCGTTTCATTTCCTGCTTTTCTCGCCCCTGCAATGAAACCCTCATACAAAATATTGAAATTGTCCCCCCCGCTGGTCTTTTCCCTTAGGTCCCCACCTTAGCTCACCTGATTGTAGGATCACCCCTGTCCTGCTAGTGCcatattccaaaatggcactggcctcaaGTCAGTAGGCACCATTCTGAATAACTGTACTGatgaggcaggagcaactggggcaTCGCTTCTGCCCCATTTCACTCCCGGCTACAGGATAAGATGCAGGGGTGCCTAGGGAGATGGGGGTGCTCGGTAGTGGATGGGGGGGATTTGGAGACACAGGTCAGACTCTCCACTCTCCCAGTCAGCAGGGACTCGAGCCACCTTGGCAGCACCCACAGCCTCTGGGGAGCAGGGGGGAAGGAATCATAATCATGATGCATCTAGTTGCTGAatttagggtccatgattgcagggttccagaaggagcacTAGTGCAGGGCCCCCaactgaggactgtcactgcactGACTGGACTAAAATAAATTGGGAGTAACCTAGTCTCAGGGACTAAAATAAATTGGGACTAAAATAAATTGgactaaaataaattaaataaataaataaataaataaattaaataaataaataaataaataaataaataaattaaaataaattaaattgggactaaaataaaataaataaattgggactAAAATAAATTGGACTAAAATAAATTGGGAGTAACCTAGTCTCAGGGACTAAAATAAATTGGGAGTAACCTAGTCTCAGGTTACTCTTATTTTTCTTGTATTAAAATTTCAATTCATTCCAGTTtctatacaatttaaaaaatgttgtacAAGTCTGATAAAAATTGTGGTATTAGAAGATAAACAAAAGGACCATTGGCAGGGCATGGAAGGGAAAAGAACAGAGTGCAGATAGGATCGATTGCAGCAAAAATGGACAAATTTaagtatttactatttatatttattatttagccattaacattgttctgttaccacttggtactatttctctcctttacctcaaactctaagttcctactaagttagccatgttatttatacccaattgttggatgtaattgtatatttgtttaattgttcaatctgtttgatgtaattttctgttccttgttctgtgtaaaccgaagtggtatgcacaagtgcatgaactccggtatataaaagcctttaaataaaataaataaattataaaaaaatccCCGGGTAGCTGTgcatgaaggctcatggcgccaGATCCCAGGCCAGGCTCATGGCGCCAGATCCCAGCCCAGTTTCTTtgggctggaagcccaaaagaacaGGAGAAAACTGTCAGGCCCAGACACAAATTACTTGTctgtcaatgcataattaagggaaataaatattctaaagaaagaaagaaagatgtagaactggttgccagaggatgtgctcaAGACCATTGGTATATCTgggcttaaaaaaatgtttggacaagtttcttggAGACGGGTCTATTAACAATTATTACCAGGTCGACTTGCAGAACACCACCTTTTACTGCAGGGAAGCCATGGGTGAGCAACAGGGAATGGCTCAGGAGCAGTTTTTTGACCTGAAAAGACCCAGCCAAGCCTTCGAGGTCAAGAATGTCATGGTCACTGCAGACGGAAGCCATGAtcatctaatagggatgtgcagcctcaTAATTTTCGGTTCATCTTTTCATTCTGGGTggggtgtttgggtttttttcatttttatatgctttgtttaatatttttttttggtttggttcatttgccaaaccgaaaaaatacagtaaacaagaaaaaaaaaacctgaaccaatttctttaaaaatgggCTTCCTGGGTCTTTGCAGGTCCGGATTCTGGTTGTGCAGGAGTGATGCTCGGTTGATCCCACCCAAATCCCGGTGCTTTAAATATGATGCAGCCGTACATCAAAATTACACTGGCCACACTGATGGAAGGCGCCAAAGTGACGAAGCTTTGGTGCCAACACCAGGCAGATGGTGCTTTTAAAGTGCCACAAATACGAAAATGCTATTTTTAGTTTGTTCCGTTTGGAATAGAACAGAAAtagcctcattcattgcatttttggcATTCATTAGAAATTCATGCACATCTCTTTCGTCTAAGTCTGTAACAGACAAGGTACTTGCCAGCAGCACCCTCAGTTTTAAGAATACCTAGTCTCATAGATGTGTTaaatgtgagtgactgagaagtATACTTAAGTAAAAGGAAACCTAGAGAGTGTGCATAATGCACATGTGAGTGTATGAGGTGTGGCTGAGTacaagggggaaagagggagtaAAGGTGTGAATGTAAGGAAAAGCTTCTTTATATTAGGAAGATAGGATATGCATATTGTAGTCAATCAGGGAGgccatcatgttttttttttaaaggtgagcACTATGATTCCCAGTGGGAAAAGTGGTGCTGGCTCTTTACATGTGGCTTTTGTAGAATCAGCCCAAATCCCAGTGCAGTGCACTACAAAAGATTTTGGTTTGATTTCTGAGCGCAGTTTCTGCTTTTTGGAGATGATGTGGAGGCAACTTTGACAACCCACAGGAAGAAGACCTAGTCAGTGCATAAGAGTAGCTGCTAGTTGCCAGCTTCAGGATGCACACACACTGGGATGCAGAGATTGTCACAATCTGTAGATCCTGTGCAAGGACTGGCACTGAGCTAGATAGGACAAAGGAGTTAAAATGGGGTGAACCCTGTTTCGCTGTGAATAAGGTTTCATGGTACCAAAGCCCAGCAGaggctggttctgactgagccaGAAGCTGAAGGGAGCAAAAGCAAGCTGACAGGCCAAAGGAAAAGTGAATTTTACGTGGATAACAACAATTGGTGTTTAAAAATAGAGCAAGGTATCTAAGAAATATTATGAAGAAGAGAGATTGTGGAAGGGCGTTTTCGGATTATTCTGTAAGTGGAAAAAAAGTTATGAGCGTGTCAAAATGCTTTCTGTAGGAAGGAGTGGGAGCTGCAAGGCTGCAGCCTGAAACCGAAGGGGACATGCTGCAGCCTGAAACCGAAGGGGACATGCTGCCTGAGGGCTCCAGGAGGCCAATAAAACATGCGTGTATTCATTTACCTAAATGTGTTTGTTGGGACCACCTATGGTGGCTTCTTCTACTGTGACCTAAAGGTTTCACAAACATCTTTTCACTTATGGCAGTCACTATTCCTTCTATTCCCCTTCCTGTGGCCAAAATGATTTTTGGGTGACTTGCAAATATTCAGCCCTGGAACTCTGCACATCCGTGTTTGCTTCTAGATAAGAACAAGTCAAAGGATTCCTGTCAGGTGTAACCACACAGAGCAGCAAGCTAAAATCCAGCTCCACAACTACCAGGTTGTGAATGAAATCATCCCAGTAAAACTTGTTGCGAATCATTTCTAGTGCTCCCAATCTGAAGGCTTTGAAAGTTGATTTACATCAGGGTGGTTGGATAATGCTCAGACTGGTCCAATATAAGATACTGCAAAGAATTTAGTCTTCTTCAGGATCAAAATGCCTATTAGAACTTTTCCTAGCCTAGCAAAACCACTTAAAACAGATAGCAGAGACCTACCTATGGTACTGGAGGCAGAGGTGCCGGAGAAGGTTGCTCTTTTATAATGCCTGGCATGCAGAAGTGCTGCACTGTGAACGCTAACATGTTTATTAATATTGACATAGAGGGTCTGACCAAGCACTTTTCAGTGGGAGGGGCAGATGATTTGCATTTTTTATCGTCCGGCGTCCTTAAAGTGCTCGGCTGTAATTACAGAGCTGAGAAAAAAGGTTTCTCACAGACCaaaatgttgtttaaaaaaaaacacaagaggATTTGCTTATGCCAAGCATGGCAAATATTGAGGGCATGCTTCACTTTGTTACTTAGGAATACTGTTTACAGTAAAACCGGAAGATTGTCTGCGGCTTAAGTGGGGCGGGGGGGTCTCTGCTGCTTTGAGGGAC
Coding sequences:
- the LOC115099440 gene encoding carboxypeptidase N subunit 2-like; its protein translation is MLPAVLLLLFLAIPRGLFAQACPLSCNCFTNQKVFCSEEDMNEVPQDIKKRFTEIVFVATSISVLRTGSFTNYTGLEKIVFLNNNLVFLEPGAFIGSPNLTELEITGNPLLSTLNAGVFDDLVDLNKLIVAHNAIQNLSKALFDDMENLKVLKLQGNKIDSICDGIFDQLKHLNVLSLGLNQITTLPEGLFSHLSKLKILHLNENKIASFPANMFLNLTELTDLALEGNIIKELPTNIFSQLFQLQKLRLQNNSIVDLPATVFSSLLNLVFLNLDNNQLETVPDGLFHATPNLFKLSLKWNKLKTVPEGIFSKLFKVKTIVLSNNQITALPKRTFMGLLALTKLYLENNRLTCIDRELLENLTSLEVLHLSDNHLQTLPEGIFDAHYNLASVTLHNNPWNCDCRLDYLLHWLREITDLSQSSQMQCESPADLKGKAVLLLDREKLECSSPESAADISFSLRWGQATHRFLNSSNLKNTSSIPCTYSSLDEVTFLTCEILTCHSLKVNFLVQDESEKQGLKYSSVNDWILNSNCTIATVNITIKYT